From one Asterias amurensis chromosome 14, ASM3211899v1 genomic stretch:
- the LOC139947078 gene encoding frizzled-9-like, with the protein MAGVGLLQIVCFVSLAARGVYTLEQRQNQCQRITIPMCVDIGYNMTRMPNYFGHDTQKEAAPRIHEFSPLVTYGCAEHLRFFLCSLYAPMCSPQVDIPIPACRPMCEEVRDKCAPVMESFGISWPKALDCASLPRGKERDDLCMVAPNMSGTEGGEGTAYPEGEYNPPGGGRYPQPTPPAKPPNNTHNRRCQNHERFVYLPQTKSCVPRCDRDVYFQQSDKTFAELWMGIWSILCFVGTAVTVLTFLIDRGRFRYPERPIIFLSMCYNMYSISYIIRLIAGPRAIACGHTAGDEYYLIQEGLESTGCTVVFLIQYYFYMASSIWWVILTLTWFLAAGMKWGYEAIAAYSSYYHLAAWAIPALKTIIVLTLRRMDGDELTGMCFVGNQDSKALAGFVIAPLFVYFAVGTLFILAGFFYMFRIRKVMKSGGTNIDKLEKLMVRIGVFSVLYTVPATSVIACYFYQRANLELWELAATHANPCQPNGDCAMGFSIPSVPVLLVKTFMLLVVGITSGMWIWSTKTVQSWEAFLGRIFGTNSHKKQSSTVPTYPPAIAGQVNPTPGIGVKYGRTPNPANKAHSIAYTNLEGGGQAIV; encoded by the coding sequence ATGGCAGGAGTCGGACTGTTACAGATTGTGTGTTTCGTCAGCCTAGCTGCTCGTGGTGTGTATACATTGGAACAGCGTCAGAATCAATGTCAGCGGATTACCATCCCCATGTGTGTGGATATCGGTTATAACATGACGAGAATGCCCAACTACTTCGGGCACGATACACAGAAGGAGGCTGCTCCCCGCATTCATGAATTCTCACCTCTTGTCACCTACGGATGTGCCGAGCATCTCAGGTTCTTCTTGTGTTCTCTCTACGCCCCCATGTGCTCTCCACAGGTTGACATTCCCATCCCTGCCTGCCGTCCTATGTGCGAGGAGGTGAGGGACAAGTGTGCCCCTGTCATGGAGAGTTTTGGAATATCGTGGCCGAAAGCTTTGGATTGTGCCTCCTTACCACGTGGAAAGGAGAGGGACGACTTGTGCATGGTGGCGCCCAACATGTCCGGCACCGAAGGAGGGGAGGGCACCGCATACCCAGAAGGGGAATACAATCCACCCGGAGGAGGACGATACCCTCAGCCTACACCCCCGGCCAAGCCGCCAAATAACACCCACAATCGGCGGTGCCAGAATCACGAGAGATTCGTCTACCTGCCCCAAACCAAGTCTTGCGTGCCTCGCTGCGATCGGGATGTATACTTCCAGCAGTCCGACAAGACATTCGCCGAGTTGTGGATGGGAATATGGTCCATCCTTTGCTTCGTCGGAACGGCTGTGACAGTCCTCACATTTCTAATTGATAGGGGGAGATTCAGGTATCCCGAGAGACCCATTATATTCTTATCCATGTGCTATAATATGTATTCCATCTCGTACATCATTCGGTTGATAGCAGGACCACGAGCTATAGCATGTGGCCATACTGCAGGGGATGAATACTATCTTATCCAAGAGGGTTTAGAGAGCACTGGATGTACAGTGGTCTTCCTCATCCAGTACTATTTCTACATGGCCAGCTCCATTTGGTGGGTGATCCTCACCCTGACGTGGTTCCTTGCTGCTGGGATGAAGTGGGGCTACGAGGCAATTGCAGCTTACAGCAGCTACTATCACCTTGCTGCTTGGGCCATCCCAGCCCTCAAGACTATCATTGTGTTGACGCTACGCCGCATGGACGGTGACGAACTAACTGGGATGTGCTTCGTGGGCAACCAAGACTCAAAGGCCCTAGCCGGCTTCGTCATAGCTCCTCTGTTCGTCTACTTTGCAGTTGGGACCCTCTTCATCCTGGCCGGATTCTTCTACATGTTCCGGATCCGGAAGGTGATGAAGAGCGGTGGTACCAACATTGACAAGTTAGAGAAACTAATGGTGCGGATTGGGGTCTTCTCCGTCCTATACACCGTTCCAGCAACGTCAGTGATAGCTTGTTACTTCTATCAGAGAGCCAACTTGGAACTGTGGGAACTAGCAGCCACTCACGCCAACCCCTGCCAGCCAAACGGTGATTGTGCCATGGGGTTCTCCATACCGTCAGTACCCGTCCTCCTGGTGAAAACGTTCATGCTTCTCGTAGTCGGAATCACCAGCGGTATGTGGATATGGAGCACTAAAACTGTCCAGTCTTGGGAGGCCTTCCTCGGGCGGATTTTCGGTACAAATAGCCACAAAAAACAATCCAGTACTGTACCGACCTACCCGCCTGCCATTGCCGGACAAGTCAACCCTACCCCAGGGATAGGGGTGAAGTATGGCAGAACTCCTAATCCAGCTAATAAAGCACATAGTATTGCGTACACAAACCTGGAAGGTGGTGGACAAGCCATCGTTTAG